In the Klebsiella aerogenes KCTC 2190 genome, one interval contains:
- a CDS encoding iron ABC transporter substrate-binding protein, which yields MNFRLSAYCAAMLAASALFTAPQVMAADNGDGIVVYNAQHENLVKSWVDGFTKETGIKVTLRNGDDSELGNQLVQEGSASPADVFLTENSPSMVLVDNAKLFAPLDAATLNQVAPQYRPEHGRWIGIAARSTVFVYNPAKISESQLPHSLMDLAKPEWKGRWAASPSGADFQAIVSAMLALKGEKATLDWLKAMKTNFVAYKGNSTVMKAVNAGQIDGGVIYHYYRFVDQAKTGENSKNTRLYYFKNQDPGAFVSISGGGVLASSKHKEQAQAFIKWITGKQGQDELRTNNAFEYAVGVNAASNPKLTPLKELDAPKVEPSTLNSKKVIDLMTQAGLL from the coding sequence ATGAATTTCCGCTTATCGGCATATTGCGCGGCGATGCTCGCTGCTTCGGCTCTGTTTACCGCTCCGCAGGTTATGGCTGCTGACAATGGCGACGGCATCGTGGTGTATAACGCCCAGCATGAAAACCTGGTGAAATCCTGGGTTGACGGCTTTACCAAAGAAACCGGTATTAAAGTCACGCTGCGCAACGGCGACGATAGCGAATTGGGTAATCAACTGGTGCAGGAGGGGTCAGCCTCGCCGGCGGATGTCTTCCTGACCGAAAACTCGCCTTCAATGGTGTTGGTTGATAATGCCAAACTGTTTGCGCCGCTGGATGCCGCGACGCTGAATCAGGTCGCGCCGCAGTATCGTCCTGAGCACGGCCGCTGGATTGGCATTGCTGCCCGCAGCACCGTTTTCGTCTATAACCCGGCGAAAATCAGCGAATCTCAGCTGCCGCATTCGCTGATGGACCTGGCGAAACCTGAGTGGAAAGGGCGCTGGGCCGCCTCTCCATCGGGCGCAGACTTCCAGGCCATCGTCAGCGCCATGCTGGCATTGAAAGGCGAAAAAGCGACGCTCGACTGGCTGAAGGCGATGAAAACGAACTTCGTGGCCTACAAAGGCAACAGCACGGTAATGAAAGCGGTCAACGCCGGTCAAATCGACGGCGGGGTGATCTACCACTATTACCGCTTTGTCGACCAGGCGAAAACCGGCGAGAACAGCAAAAACACCAGGCTGTATTACTTTAAAAACCAGGATCCGGGCGCTTTCGTGAGTATCTCCGGCGGCGGCGTACTGGCGTCCAGCAAACATAAAGAGCAGGCGCAGGCCTTTATCAAATGGATCACCGGCAAGCAGGGTCAGGATGAGCTGCGTACCAATAATGCTTTCGAATATGCGGTGGGCGTGAATGCCGCCTCTAACCCGAAACTGACGCCTCTGAAAGAGCTGGACGCGCCGAAGGTAGAGCCGTCAACGCTGAATAGCAAAAAAGTGATCGACCTGATGACCCAGGCTGGCCTGCTGTAA
- a CDS encoding TonB-dependent receptor domain-containing protein produces the protein MEKSQIITGLVTGLLIVNGQAFAAESEGESVFSPITITDNPLAENTGQVGSSEESYTRPGAYSSRTLNKNLQSLDASLRSMAGTYTQIDPLQGTISVNIRGMNGLGRVNTMVDGVTQTFFGMAPANYHGGANTAAGVPLDPNFLAEVDITRGNSAGSQGVNALAGSANLRTIGIDDVLKPGHQVGLLSRFSVGDNGLGRTGMVTVAGKTDTFDNGGGLGALLGISGTRTYATYKNGGGRSSEEFIGEDNKYLRQEPRSQLYKINFNVDQFNRFEFSGRNYRNSFTRRDISSDDYYLRYNYAPLNELVEFNVLASTSRGNQAYKPESLYNFNDSSTTNKSNALDMNNTSRFRITDDLYAAVQLGGKLMDTRYSRRFVQDTETDHNAFAPAGKQKIASLYSGLTLNKDIYQLDLNLNYTRSRVQGYKPACADNEKCFPQGATQLNVKDNGFNPSATFSAQVTPWLQPFVSWSRSSRAPNVQEVFFANEGGASMNPFLKPEKAETWEAGFNVIKQGLLSEQDSLHLKALTYRSRIKDYITSESFLLCSNGGLCKDVANASPDFNANISVNVTSPVTTEGYEIEAGYDIGFAYANVSWSKQRTDQPTSIASTVYSFAYSDLSDLPSSYATVDVGGRLFDRKLTVGSLVKFTGKSKRLSTEGISLDTNTVPKESMPNIPTIIDLYSSWQMTENVLLRFSVQNVTNRDYSEALNRMNQSLDNAKEGASVNTTARGRTYIFGGEIQF, from the coding sequence ATGGAAAAATCACAAATAATCACGGGGCTCGTCACCGGGCTACTTATCGTCAACGGCCAGGCTTTTGCCGCCGAAAGCGAAGGGGAATCGGTTTTCTCTCCCATCACCATTACCGATAACCCGCTGGCGGAAAATACCGGCCAGGTCGGCTCCTCAGAGGAGAGCTATACCCGCCCCGGCGCCTACAGTTCGCGAACGCTCAATAAGAATCTGCAAAGCCTCGATGCCTCGCTGCGCAGCATGGCGGGCACCTATACGCAAATCGACCCGCTGCAGGGCACCATCAGCGTCAATATTCGCGGCATGAACGGGTTGGGCCGGGTAAACACCATGGTCGATGGCGTCACCCAGACCTTCTTCGGCATGGCGCCAGCTAACTACCACGGCGGGGCGAATACCGCCGCCGGGGTGCCGCTGGACCCCAACTTCCTGGCCGAAGTGGATATCACCCGCGGCAACAGCGCCGGTTCGCAAGGCGTCAACGCGCTGGCGGGCAGCGCCAATCTGCGCACGATCGGCATCGATGATGTGTTAAAACCGGGGCATCAGGTCGGCCTGCTGTCGCGTTTTTCCGTGGGCGATAACGGTCTCGGCCGCACCGGTATGGTAACGGTAGCCGGCAAAACCGACACCTTCGATAACGGCGGCGGCCTTGGCGCGCTGCTCGGCATCAGCGGCACCCGCACCTATGCGACCTATAAAAACGGCGGCGGACGCAGCAGCGAAGAGTTTATTGGCGAGGATAATAAATATTTGCGTCAGGAGCCGCGCTCGCAGCTATATAAAATCAATTTCAACGTCGATCAATTTAACCGCTTCGAGTTTTCCGGGCGTAATTACCGCAATAGTTTTACCCGTCGCGATATTAGCAGCGACGACTACTATCTGCGCTATAACTACGCGCCGCTCAATGAACTGGTCGAGTTTAATGTTTTAGCCAGCACCAGCCGCGGCAATCAGGCATATAAACCGGAGTCGCTGTATAACTTTAACGACTCCTCGACCACCAATAAGTCCAACGCGCTGGACATGAACAACACCAGCCGTTTTCGTATTACCGACGATCTGTATGCCGCTGTCCAGCTCGGCGGCAAATTAATGGACACCCGCTATTCCCGCCGCTTCGTGCAGGATACCGAGACCGACCACAACGCCTTTGCCCCGGCGGGCAAACAGAAGATCGCCTCGCTCTATAGCGGGCTGACATTAAACAAGGATATTTATCAGCTCGATCTTAATCTCAACTATACCCGCAGCCGGGTACAGGGCTATAAACCGGCCTGTGCAGATAACGAAAAATGCTTCCCGCAAGGGGCAACCCAACTCAACGTCAAAGATAACGGTTTTAATCCCTCGGCGACCTTCTCCGCTCAGGTGACGCCATGGCTGCAGCCGTTTGTCAGCTGGAGCCGTTCCTCGCGGGCGCCGAACGTCCAGGAAGTGTTCTTCGCCAACGAGGGCGGCGCATCGATGAACCCGTTCCTGAAGCCGGAAAAAGCTGAGACCTGGGAGGCCGGTTTTAACGTTATCAAACAAGGATTATTGAGCGAGCAGGATAGCCTGCATCTGAAAGCCCTTACCTACCGCTCGCGGATTAAAGATTACATCACCAGCGAATCCTTCCTGCTGTGCAGCAACGGTGGGCTGTGTAAAGATGTCGCCAATGCTTCGCCGGATTTCAACGCCAATATCTCGGTTAACGTCACCTCGCCGGTGACCACCGAGGGCTATGAGATTGAAGCCGGATACGACATCGGTTTTGCCTACGCCAATGTGTCATGGAGCAAGCAGCGTACCGATCAGCCCACCTCTATTGCCAGTACGGTCTATAGCTTCGCCTATAGCGACCTTAGCGACCTCCCCAGCAGCTACGCCACGGTGGATGTCGGCGGGCGCCTGTTCGATCGCAAACTCACCGTCGGCAGCCTGGTGAAATTCACCGGTAAATCAAAACGCCTGAGTACCGAAGGCATTAGCCTCGACACCAATACGGTGCCTAAAGAGAGCATGCCGAATATCCCGACCATTATCGACCTCTATAGCAGCTGGCAGATGACCGAGAACGTGCTGCTGCGCTTTAGCGTACAGAACGTAACGAATCGTGACTACTCCGAAGCGTTAAACCGTATGAACCAGAGTCTCGATAACGCCAAAGAGGGCGCGTCTGTTAACACCACCGCCCGCGGCCGCACCTATATTTTCGGCGGCGAAATCCAGTTCTGA
- a CDS encoding ABC transporter ATP-binding protein, giving the protein MLELSSISKSFADALVLDNLNLAVAPGSRTAIVGPSGSGKTTLLRILAGFETPDNGRIVLQGNTLFAEGVFVPAHQRGIGFVPQEGALFPHLNVADNIAWGLDCSREEKRRRVAALMEMVALDATLASHWPHEISGGQQQRVALARALAQRPSLMLLDEPFSALDTGLRAATRKATADLLAEAGVASILVTHDQTEALSFASQVAVMRQGRFAQVGTPFEVYSRPVDEATALFLGDALVLDAELMEGRARCAIGELPTDDPHANGRGRVMLRPEQLRVSSCAPQESAFRIVDVDFAGHISTLTVSAAGQSMPLVLKTVSQAAWQAGAAVRLDVIGQARIFCA; this is encoded by the coding sequence ATGCTGGAATTGTCTTCTATCTCGAAATCTTTCGCCGACGCGCTGGTGCTCGATAACCTTAATCTGGCAGTAGCGCCGGGAAGCCGTACCGCCATTGTCGGCCCGTCGGGTTCCGGTAAAACCACGCTGCTGCGGATTCTTGCCGGTTTTGAAACCCCCGACAACGGGCGAATCGTTCTGCAGGGCAACACCCTGTTTGCCGAAGGCGTGTTTGTGCCGGCGCATCAGCGCGGGATCGGTTTCGTGCCGCAGGAAGGGGCGCTGTTCCCCCATCTTAACGTCGCGGACAATATTGCCTGGGGACTCGATTGCAGTCGCGAAGAGAAACGCCGTCGGGTGGCCGCACTGATGGAGATGGTGGCGTTAGATGCGACATTAGCGAGCCACTGGCCGCATGAAATTTCCGGCGGCCAGCAGCAGCGGGTTGCGCTGGCGCGCGCGTTGGCCCAGCGGCCATCCCTGATGTTGCTGGATGAACCTTTCTCGGCGCTGGATACCGGGCTGCGGGCGGCGACGCGCAAAGCCACCGCCGATCTGCTGGCCGAGGCTGGCGTAGCCTCGATCCTGGTCACTCACGACCAGACGGAGGCGCTGTCGTTTGCAAGCCAGGTCGCGGTGATGCGGCAGGGGCGTTTCGCTCAGGTAGGGACGCCGTTCGAGGTCTACTCGCGTCCGGTTGACGAGGCCACCGCGCTGTTTCTTGGCGATGCGCTGGTGCTCGACGCCGAGCTCATGGAAGGGCGCGCCCGTTGCGCCATCGGCGAGTTGCCGACCGACGATCCTCACGCCAACGGCCGCGGACGCGTGATGTTGCGCCCGGAACAACTGCGGGTGTCGTCGTGCGCGCCGCAGGAGAGCGCCTTTCGCATCGTGGATGTCGATTTCGCCGGCCATATCTCGACGCTGACCGTGAGCGCGGCGGGGCAATCGATGCCGCTGGTGCTGAAAACCGTCAGCCAGGCCGCCTGGCAAGCTGGCGCCGCGGTTCGCCTGGACGTTATTGGTCAGGCGCGGATATTTTGCGCATAG
- a CDS encoding RNA polymerase sigma factor FliA, protein MSDLYTAEGVMDKNSLWLRYVPLVRHEALRLQVRLPASVELDDLLQAGGIGLLNAIERYDSLQGTAFTTYAVQRIRGAMLDELRSRDWVPRSVRRNAREVAQAMQKLEQHLGRPATESELAQTLGITLAEYRQILLDTNNSQLFSYDEWREEQGENAERLLEGHEEANPLHHLLEGSLRQRVIEAIEALPEREKMVLTLYYQEELNLKEIGAVLEVGESRVSQLHSQAIKRLRAKLANEG, encoded by the coding sequence GTGAGCGATTTGTATACCGCCGAAGGCGTGATGGATAAAAATTCCCTCTGGCTGCGCTACGTTCCGTTAGTGCGGCACGAAGCATTGCGCCTGCAGGTCAGGCTGCCCGCCAGCGTCGAGCTTGACGATTTATTGCAGGCCGGGGGAATCGGGTTGTTGAACGCCATCGAGCGTTACGACTCGCTACAGGGAACGGCCTTTACCACCTATGCGGTGCAACGTATCCGCGGCGCAATGCTCGATGAACTGCGCAGCCGCGATTGGGTGCCGCGCAGCGTACGGCGTAACGCCCGCGAAGTCGCCCAGGCGATGCAGAAGCTGGAGCAGCATCTGGGCCGTCCGGCCACGGAAAGCGAACTTGCGCAGACGCTGGGTATCACCCTTGCCGAGTACCGACAAATCCTGCTGGATACCAATAACAGCCAGCTGTTCTCCTACGATGAATGGCGGGAAGAGCAGGGCGAGAATGCCGAACGACTGCTGGAAGGGCACGAAGAGGCCAATCCGTTGCATCATCTGCTGGAAGGCAGCCTGCGCCAGCGGGTCATCGAGGCCATTGAAGCCTTGCCGGAACGCGAAAAAATGGTCCTTACCCTCTACTACCAGGAAGAGCTAAACCTTAAAGAGATCGGTGCGGTGCTGGAGGTGGGGGAATCCCGCGTTAGCCAGCTGCACAGCCAGGCGATTAAGCGCCTGCGCGCGAAGCTGGCCAACGAAGGCTAA
- a CDS encoding ChaN family lipoprotein, translating into MFKDPLLKTLVIGCAWLLSACHSPVHPLSPAGEHALVEKANIRDTASGRTLTPQQLLNQLAQAPLVIVGEEHTNAQHHQIERWLLQNLHTLRPQGSVLMEMIDLSQQEAVNRVKRASLSGTTVSATRAAETLRWNPGWPWALYRDVVMTALQAPYPLLAANLSRQQVSDIYQHPTFPRGTLSNSPQVHESLSAIIYLMHNGQIDGEQVTSMLAIQQQRDRLMATQMQASPRPALLIAGGYHAAKDIGVPLHLADLKAENPLVLLLTTDGTTPTAKQADYIWSVAAEK; encoded by the coding sequence ATGTTTAAGGACCCCCTTTTAAAGACTCTGGTTATAGGTTGCGCGTGGTTACTGAGCGCCTGTCACAGCCCGGTTCACCCCCTCTCCCCTGCCGGGGAGCACGCGCTGGTAGAGAAGGCGAATATTCGTGATACCGCCAGCGGGCGCACCCTGACGCCGCAACAATTGCTGAACCAACTCGCCCAGGCGCCGCTGGTTATTGTTGGCGAAGAACACACCAACGCTCAGCATCACCAGATTGAGCGCTGGCTGCTGCAGAACCTCCACACCCTTCGCCCGCAGGGCAGCGTGCTGATGGAGATGATCGACCTAAGCCAGCAGGAGGCGGTCAATCGGGTCAAACGGGCCAGCCTCAGCGGGACGACCGTGAGCGCCACTCGCGCGGCGGAAACCCTGCGCTGGAACCCCGGCTGGCCGTGGGCGCTTTATCGCGACGTCGTGATGACCGCGCTGCAAGCGCCTTATCCGCTGCTGGCAGCCAACCTTAGCCGCCAGCAGGTGAGCGACATCTATCAGCATCCCACGTTTCCCCGCGGAACGCTCTCCAACAGCCCGCAGGTACATGAATCGCTATCGGCCATTATCTATCTGATGCATAACGGGCAAATCGATGGCGAGCAGGTCACCTCTATGCTCGCTATTCAGCAGCAGCGCGATCGCCTGATGGCGACGCAAATGCAAGCATCGCCGCGCCCGGCGCTGCTGATTGCCGGCGGCTATCATGCGGCTAAAGATATTGGCGTACCGCTGCATCTGGCCGATCTCAAGGCGGAAAATCCGCTGGTGTTACTGCTGACCACCGACGGCACCACGCCGACGGCGAAGCAGGCTGATTACATCTGGTCGGTGGCGGCGGAAAAATGA
- a CDS encoding ABC transporter permease, which yields MSVLSLVLGKKTGRLPERRRPAFPMVALAVLFSVMALLPLGFVAAVGIETGWPAIKALVFRPRVAELLSNTLWLTLLAVPISIVLGVAVAWLTERTALAGRQLWSALAVAPLAIPAFVQSYAWVSAVPSLHGLSAGVFLSVLAYYPFIYMPVAAVLRRLDPTLEDVAASLGTPPWKVFFRVVLPQLRLAICGGALLVALHLLAEYGLYVMIRFDTFTTAIYDQFQSTFSGPAANMLAGVLALCCLAILLLESVSRGKARYARIGAGAAREQKRRPLGNVAAWGAQLLLLTLVMLAMGVPLLVLCRWLWLGGVENWLHADLWHSLRQTLLLGAGGALLTTACAIPIAWLGVRYPRRLFRLLEGCNYITSSLPGIVTALALVTVTIHYARPVYQTEVTLFLAYLLMFMPRALINLRAGIAQAPVELENVARSLGRSPARALWSVTMRLAAPGAAAGAALVFLGVSNELTATLLLSPLGTRTLSTGFWALTSEIDYVAAAPYAMLMIVISLPLTAVLYVQSKKIAGL from the coding sequence ATGTCTGTCCTGAGTCTGGTACTCGGAAAGAAAACAGGACGCCTGCCCGAGCGCAGGCGTCCTGCATTTCCGATGGTTGCCTTAGCTGTACTGTTTTCAGTAATGGCGTTACTGCCGTTAGGTTTTGTGGCCGCGGTGGGGATTGAGACCGGCTGGCCGGCCATTAAAGCACTGGTGTTTCGCCCGCGGGTAGCTGAACTGCTCAGCAATACGCTGTGGCTGACGCTGCTGGCGGTGCCTATCTCTATCGTACTGGGCGTGGCGGTGGCTTGGCTCACTGAACGCACCGCGCTTGCCGGGCGTCAGCTATGGTCGGCGCTGGCGGTCGCGCCGCTGGCTATCCCGGCATTTGTCCAGAGCTATGCCTGGGTCAGCGCGGTTCCCTCGCTGCACGGCCTGTCCGCCGGGGTGTTCCTCTCGGTGCTGGCCTACTATCCTTTTATCTACATGCCGGTGGCGGCGGTGCTCCGTCGTCTCGATCCGACGCTGGAAGATGTTGCCGCCTCGTTGGGTACGCCGCCGTGGAAGGTTTTCTTCCGCGTGGTGCTGCCGCAGTTGCGGTTGGCTATCTGCGGCGGTGCGCTGCTGGTGGCGCTGCATCTGCTGGCAGAATATGGCCTGTATGTGATGATTCGCTTCGATACCTTCACCACCGCCATTTATGACCAGTTCCAGTCTACCTTTAGCGGCCCAGCGGCGAATATGCTGGCGGGAGTGCTGGCGCTGTGTTGTCTGGCGATTCTGCTACTGGAAAGCGTCTCGCGCGGCAAAGCGCGTTACGCGCGCATCGGCGCCGGCGCGGCGCGCGAACAGAAGCGTCGTCCGTTGGGCAACGTGGCCGCATGGGGCGCGCAACTGCTGCTGTTGACGCTGGTGATGCTGGCGATGGGCGTCCCGCTGCTGGTGCTGTGCCGCTGGCTATGGCTTGGCGGGGTGGAGAACTGGCTGCATGCCGATCTTTGGCATTCGCTGCGCCAGACCCTGCTGCTGGGCGCGGGCGGCGCGCTGCTGACCACCGCCTGCGCAATTCCTATCGCCTGGCTCGGCGTGCGTTATCCGCGCCGGCTGTTTCGCCTGCTGGAAGGCTGTAATTACATCACCAGCTCACTGCCGGGTATCGTCACCGCGCTGGCGCTGGTGACGGTCACCATCCACTATGCCCGTCCGGTGTACCAGACCGAGGTGACCCTGTTCCTCGCCTACCTGCTGATGTTTATGCCGCGAGCGCTGATTAACCTGCGCGCCGGTATCGCCCAGGCGCCGGTTGAGCTGGAAAACGTCGCCCGTAGCCTTGGGCGCAGCCCGGCCCGCGCCTTATGGAGCGTCACCATGCGGCTGGCCGCGCCGGGAGCGGCCGCTGGCGCCGCGCTGGTGTTTCTTGGCGTGAGCAACGAGCTCACCGCGACGTTGCTGCTATCGCCGTTAGGCACCCGCACGCTGTCGACCGGTTTTTGGGCGTTGACCAGCGAGATCGACTACGTCGCCGCGGCGCCCTATGCGATGCTGATGATCGTGATTTCGCTGCCGCTGACGGCGGTTCTTTATGTGCAGTCGAAAAAAATTGCAGGGTTGTAA
- a CDS encoding energy transducer TonB yields the protein MNIPLSTPLIASRPRWFTGTTASVLGHLALAVPFIVHFASPPDAAPPAAVMVEYAPELEVSLIHPELPPGVTQQRKVEAMTEQETAAAKEAPKLLIHDNAQIKLSASKPQPQRKKKIEVKKQSRRQQQEEKGNSTITSFAAPPAPAVLTQRTTAPLDSDAARLSDNKISWESLVKGKINKMRHYPEDARRRKRTGTVIITFSVNERGEVLQSQLANSSGTHSLDRAALMALENARPLPPPPKELLRNGINKVTLPVEFGLLKI from the coding sequence ATGAATATCCCTCTCTCCACGCCATTGATAGCGTCGCGCCCCCGCTGGTTCACGGGAACAACGGCCAGCGTGCTGGGTCATCTGGCGCTGGCCGTGCCTTTTATCGTTCATTTCGCCTCGCCGCCGGATGCCGCCCCCCCTGCCGCGGTGATGGTGGAGTACGCGCCGGAACTGGAAGTGTCATTGATTCATCCCGAGCTGCCGCCGGGCGTCACCCAGCAGCGCAAAGTCGAGGCAATGACCGAGCAGGAAACGGCCGCGGCGAAAGAGGCGCCGAAGCTGCTCATTCACGACAATGCGCAAATAAAGCTCTCCGCCAGCAAACCCCAACCGCAGCGTAAAAAGAAAATCGAGGTAAAAAAACAGTCCCGCCGCCAGCAGCAAGAGGAAAAGGGCAATTCAACCATCACCAGCTTCGCCGCGCCCCCGGCGCCGGCCGTCCTCACTCAGCGCACTACCGCGCCGCTCGATAGCGATGCCGCGCGCCTGAGCGACAACAAGATCAGTTGGGAATCGCTGGTGAAAGGCAAAATCAACAAAATGCGCCACTACCCGGAAGATGCGCGCCGCCGTAAACGTACCGGTACCGTCATTATTACCTTCAGCGTCAACGAACGCGGCGAGGTGTTGCAATCGCAGTTGGCGAACTCGTCAGGGACCCATTCGCTGGATCGCGCCGCGCTGATGGCGCTGGAAAATGCGCGTCCGCTTCCGCCGCCGCCAAAAGAGCTGCTGCGTAACGGTATTAATAAGGTCACCCTGCCGGTGGAGTTCGGCTTATTAAAAATATAA
- a CDS encoding PDR/VanB family oxidoreductase — translation MSDYQMFETIVRDVEQITAQVKRFTLVSPTGAPLPGFSGGSHIIVQMQDGEQRYSNAYSLMSSPLDTTSWQIAVRLESPSKGGSRFMHQQVRPGDTLTVSTPNNLFAIEPQARKHLLIAGGIGITPFLSHIPELEQQQANWQLHYCFHDADNNAFVDALSAAPWRDRVDIHISALGSRLDLSRLFADIEPGTHIYTCGPAALNEAVKAAAERYQVPASQLHFEQFIVEDKGGEAFTLVLARSGREFTVPQEMTILQVIENNKAAKVECLCREGVCGTCETMILEGEADHRDQYYSDEEKASQQSMLICCSRAKGGRLVLDL, via the coding sequence ATGTCTGATTATCAAATGTTTGAGACGATCGTTCGCGATGTTGAACAGATCACCGCCCAGGTTAAGCGTTTTACGCTGGTGTCGCCGACCGGCGCCCCGCTGCCGGGATTCAGCGGCGGTAGCCATATTATCGTCCAGATGCAGGATGGCGAGCAGCGTTACAGCAATGCCTATTCGCTCATGAGCTCACCGCTGGATACCACCAGCTGGCAGATTGCGGTGCGTCTTGAGTCGCCTTCTAAAGGCGGCTCGCGTTTTATGCATCAGCAGGTGCGACCGGGCGATACCCTGACGGTGTCCACCCCCAACAACCTGTTCGCCATCGAACCACAGGCGCGAAAACATCTGCTGATCGCCGGCGGTATCGGCATCACGCCATTCTTGTCGCATATTCCGGAACTGGAACAACAGCAGGCCAACTGGCAGCTGCACTACTGTTTCCACGACGCCGACAATAATGCTTTCGTCGATGCGCTCAGCGCCGCGCCGTGGCGCGACCGGGTCGATATTCACATATCAGCGCTCGGCAGCCGTCTCGACCTGTCGCGCCTGTTCGCCGATATCGAACCCGGCACCCACATCTATACCTGCGGCCCGGCAGCGCTTAACGAGGCGGTGAAAGCCGCCGCCGAACGGTATCAGGTTCCCGCCAGCCAGCTGCACTTTGAGCAATTTATCGTTGAAGATAAAGGCGGAGAGGCATTTACCCTGGTGCTGGCGCGTTCCGGACGCGAATTTACCGTGCCGCAGGAGATGACCATTTTGCAGGTGATCGAGAATAACAAAGCGGCGAAGGTGGAATGTCTGTGCCGCGAAGGGGTGTGCGGCACCTGCGAAACGATGATTCTGGAGGGCGAAGCCGACCACCGCGATCAGTATTACAGCGATGAAGAGAAAGCCAGCCAGCAGAGTATGCTGATCTGCTGCTCACGCGCTAAAGGCGGCCGGTTAGTGCTGGATTTATAG
- a CDS encoding NAD-dependent succinate-semialdehyde dehydrogenase gives MSVFHSNLFRQQALIAGSWRDAADGTTLAVSNPSTGEALGQIPNMGRTEAQQAVDAAAAALPAWRALTAAQRAALLKNWHRLILENKSALAQIMTAEQGKPLAEAEGEIAYAASFLEWFAEQGKRANGEIIPSPGADKRLMVIRQGVGVCAAITPWNFPAAMITRKAGPALAAGCTMVIKPANETPFTALAMAELANQAGIPQGVINVVTGQSREIGAVFTGDERVRKLSFTGSTEVGRVLMRQCAESIKKLSLELGGNAPFIVFDDADIDKAVEGALIAKFRNAGQTCVCVNRFYIHRAVYDQFCDKFVAHVAALKVGDGSESDVQIGPLINADAGRKVQSLLDDALTRGATLLTGGKAHPLGGNFFTPTVIGDVQPGSLLLQEEIFGPVAALVKFEDEQEVIEQANNTIYGLASYFYSNDAARIWRVSEQLEYGMVGINTGLISNEVAPFGGVKQSGLGREGSEHGIEDYLEMKYLCQGL, from the coding sequence ATGTCCGTATTTCACTCAAATCTGTTTCGCCAGCAGGCGCTGATTGCCGGAAGCTGGCGCGACGCCGCCGACGGTACGACCCTTGCCGTCAGCAATCCCTCCACCGGCGAGGCGCTCGGCCAGATCCCCAATATGGGCCGGACGGAAGCGCAGCAGGCGGTGGATGCCGCCGCTGCCGCGCTGCCGGCATGGCGCGCGCTTACCGCCGCCCAGCGCGCCGCGCTATTGAAGAACTGGCACCGCCTGATCCTCGAAAACAAGTCCGCGCTGGCGCAGATTATGACCGCCGAGCAGGGCAAGCCACTAGCGGAAGCGGAAGGCGAAATCGCCTATGCGGCCTCGTTTCTCGAGTGGTTTGCCGAACAAGGGAAACGCGCCAACGGCGAGATAATCCCCTCCCCCGGCGCCGATAAACGCCTGATGGTGATCCGCCAGGGCGTGGGCGTCTGCGCGGCGATCACCCCGTGGAACTTCCCGGCGGCGATGATCACCCGTAAGGCCGGCCCGGCGCTGGCCGCGGGTTGTACGATGGTAATTAAGCCTGCCAATGAAACGCCGTTTACCGCGCTGGCGATGGCGGAACTGGCGAATCAGGCCGGGATCCCGCAGGGCGTCATTAACGTTGTCACCGGCCAGTCGCGTGAGATTGGCGCGGTGTTCACCGGCGATGAGCGGGTGCGTAAGCTCTCCTTTACCGGTTCGACCGAAGTCGGCCGCGTGCTGATGCGCCAGTGCGCGGAATCCATCAAAAAGCTCTCTTTAGAGCTCGGCGGTAACGCGCCGTTTATCGTCTTTGACGACGCCGATATCGATAAAGCGGTCGAGGGGGCGCTGATCGCCAAGTTCCGCAACGCCGGGCAAACCTGCGTCTGCGTCAACCGTTTCTATATTCATCGCGCCGTCTACGACCAATTCTGCGACAAGTTCGTCGCCCACGTCGCCGCCTTGAAAGTCGGCGATGGCAGCGAGTCCGATGTCCAGATTGGCCCGCTTATCAACGCCGACGCCGGACGCAAAGTCCAGTCCCTGCTCGACGACGCGCTCACCCGCGGCGCGACGCTGTTAACCGGCGGTAAAGCGCATCCGCTGGGCGGTAATTTCTTCACCCCTACGGTGATCGGCGACGTACAGCCGGGGTCACTGCTGCTGCAGGAAGAGATTTTCGGCCCGGTGGCCGCGCTGGTGAAATTTGAGGATGAGCAAGAGGTCATTGAGCAGGCCAATAACACCATCTACGGCCTCGCCTCCTATTTTTACAGCAACGATGCCGCCCGTATCTGGCGCGTCTCCGAGCAACTGGAATACGGCATGGTCGGCATCAATACCGGGCTGATTTCTAATGAAGTCGCGCCATTTGGCGGAGTGAAACAGTCGGGTCTTGGCCGCGAAGGCTCGGAACACGGAATCGAAGATTACCTGGAGATGAAGTATCTCTGCCAGGGGTTGTAA